In Vigna unguiculata cultivar IT97K-499-35 chromosome 3, ASM411807v1, whole genome shotgun sequence, a single genomic region encodes these proteins:
- the LOC114176058 gene encoding uncharacterized protein LOC114176058: MSRRRHEMFLETGQLPSRGKLYIDTHKRKDGSFVNDAAKAISEQIEVGFTQSTNDESEVSPNDVVGKVLGPEHFGRVRCMGLGAAPTNSFRNTRFQLSDLSIASSSAATSSTSSD; this comes from the exons ATGTCAAGAAGAAGACATGAGATG tttttggaaACTGGACAGCTGCCTAGTCGGGGAAAGTTATACATTGATACTCATAAAAGAAAGGATGGATCATTTGTAAATGATGCGGCAAAGGCTATATCG GAACAAATTGAAGTGGGTTTTACTCAAAGCACTAATGATGAATCAGAGGTTTCCCCTAATGATGTTGTTGGTAAAGTGTTAGGCCCAGAGCATTTTGGGAGGGTGCGATGCATGGGTTTAGGAGCAGCTCCTACTAACTCATTTAGAAATACAAGATTTCAACTTTCGGATTTAAGCATTGCTTCATCTAGTGCTGCCACATCATCAACATCTTCTGATTAG